The Alosa sapidissima isolate fAloSap1 chromosome 5, fAloSap1.pri, whole genome shotgun sequence genome has a window encoding:
- the ccdc61 gene encoding centrosomal protein CCDC61 isoform X2, with translation MEVGTVVQEEMKFRGVEFSIKTELEEGLLTVEISDVMTADQWRGEFDPAYIEDLTRKTGNFKQFPIFCSMLESAVSKRSEAVALDLLTYADLELLRNRKAGVVGRPRGQQQSPALSAKRYLILIYTVEFDRIHYPLPLPYMGKPDPAALQKEIRALRAELSALSHRGDARPSDYETRRLRAELALVREEKEALAKALERLQGAGAGATPGAARGLRDAVRSLEEQLLRERAKSQRSASKRGQEQRVLMEQLEELRGSERALRIRVKSLTSELALLRRGRATPLSGGCGGSRGDAELRRSSSRERSVSRMIARARSGSRERIDDRGRKSEERGRRADSTGPRSYIARPSPSPTGSRTPRFDPTAFIQERQRRQREAELKNQRKVRRDMLASPSLVERGRSRSRELGVQLVRTGSGGRGRSLSVESRRSQRSSGSSITELDELAKPLASRGRKVIYNGPSSTRGRHLTKKPMCSTPTRRMRMNDRETSIDTGADLSEIDARLQALQDYMRELDTGH, from the exons ATGGAAGTGGGAACTGTCGTGCAGGAAGAGATGAAATTTCGCGGAGTGGAATTCTCCATAAAGACGGAGCTGGAGGAAGGCTTGCTGACGGTGGAGATTTCGGACGTTATGACAGCTGACCAGTGGCGAGGGGAGTTTGATCCTGCCT ATATTGAGGACCTCACGCGCAAGACGGGCAATTTCAAACAGTTTCCCATCTTCTGTAGCATGCTGGAATCTGCAGTCAGCAAG AGAAGTGAGGCGGTGGCGCTGGACCTCCTGACCTATGCTGACCTGGAGCTGCTCCGTAACCGGAAGGCCGGCGTTGTGGGACGCCCCCGGGGCCAGCAGCAGTCGCCCGCCCTGAGTGCCAAACGCTACCTCATCCTCATCTACACTGTGGAGTTCGACAG GATACACTATCCGTTACCCCTGCCATATATGGGGAAGCCCGACCCAGCGGCCCTTCAGAAAGAGATCCGAGCGTTGCGGGCTGAACTAAGCGCTCTTTCTCACAGAGGAGACGCCAGACCATCAGATTATGAGACTCGCCGACTAAGAGCCGA ACTGGCTCTggtcagagaggagaaggaggcccTGGCCAAGGCTCTGGAGCGTCTGCagggggcgggggcgggggcCACCCCAGGGGCGGCCAGAGGGCTGCGGGACGCAGTGCGGAGCCTGGAGGAACAGCTGCTCAGAGAAAGAGCCAAGAGCCAGCGCTCTGCCAGCAAGAGAGGTCAGGAGCAGCGCGTCCTCATGGAACAg CTAGAAGAACTGCGGGGCTCAGAGCGAGCACTAAGGATACGTGTAAAAAGTCTGACGAGCGAACTGGCTCTTTTGCGGCGCGG GAGGGCGACCCCTCTGTCCGGCGGCTGCGGCGGCTCGCGGGGCGACGCGGAGCTTCGGCGCTCCTCCTCCAGGGAGCGCAGCGTGAGCCGCATGATCGCCAGGGCTCGCTCCGGATCCCGTGAGCGCATTGACGACAGGGGTCGAAAGTCGGAGGAGAGGGGCAGGAGAGCCGATTCCACAGGCCCACGCTCCTACATCGCTCGACCCTCCCCTTCTCCCACAG gaTCAAGGACTCCCAGGTTCGATCCGACTGCGTTCATCCAGGAGCGACAGCGTcggcagagagaggcagagctcAAAAA TCAGCGTAAGGTCCGGCGGGACATGCTGGCGTCTCCGTCGCTGGTGGAGCGTGGACGCTCTCGCTCGCGGGAGCTCGGCGTCCAGCTGGTGCGGACGGGCAGTGGTGGGCGGGGCCGCAGCCTCTCGGTGGAGAGCCGCAGGAGCCAGCGGTCCTCAGGGAGCTCCATCACCGAGCTGGACGAGCTGGCCAAACCCCTGGCATCACG TGGGAGAAAAGTCATCTACAACGGTCCCTCCTCG ACGAGAGGCAGACATCTGACCAAGAAGCCCATGTGTAGCACACCAACCCggaggatgaggatgaatgACCGAG aAACATCCATTGACACCGGGGCAGACCTATCGGAGATTGACGCTCGACTTCAGGCCTTGCAGGACTACATGCGAGAGCTGGACACTGGAC ATTGA
- the ccdc61 gene encoding centrosomal protein CCDC61 isoform X1: MEVGTVVQEEMKFRGVEFSIKTELEEGLLTVEISDVMTADQWRGEFDPAYIEDLTRKTGNFKQFPIFCSMLESAVSKRSEAVALDLLTYADLELLRNRKAGVVGRPRGQQQSPALSAKRYLILIYTVEFDRIHYPLPLPYMGKPDPAALQKEIRALRAELSALSHRGDARPSDYETRRLRAELALVREEKEALAKALERLQGAGAGATPGAARGLRDAVRSLEEQLLRERAKSQRSASKRGQEQRVLMEQLEELRGSERALRIRVKSLTSELALLRRGRATPLSGGCGGSRGDAELRRSSSRERSVSRMIARARSGSRERIDDRGRKSEERGRRADSTGPRSYIARPSPSPTGSRTPRFDPTAFIQERQRRQREAELKNQRKVRRDMLASPSLVERGRSRSRELGVQLVRTGSGGRGRSLSVESRRSQRSSGSSITELDELAKPLASRGRKVIYNGPSSTRGRHLTKKPMCSTPTRRMRMNDRETSIDTGADLSEIDARLQALQDYMRELDTGH; the protein is encoded by the exons ATGGAAGTGGGAACTGTCGTGCAGGAAGAGATGAAATTTCGCGGAGTGGAATTCTCCATAAAGACGGAGCTGGAGGAAGGCTTGCTGACGGTGGAGATTTCGGACGTTATGACAGCTGACCAGTGGCGAGGGGAGTTTGATCCTGCCT ATATTGAGGACCTCACGCGCAAGACGGGCAATTTCAAACAGTTTCCCATCTTCTGTAGCATGCTGGAATCTGCAGTCAGCAAG AGAAGTGAGGCGGTGGCGCTGGACCTCCTGACCTATGCTGACCTGGAGCTGCTCCGTAACCGGAAGGCCGGCGTTGTGGGACGCCCCCGGGGCCAGCAGCAGTCGCCCGCCCTGAGTGCCAAACGCTACCTCATCCTCATCTACACTGTGGAGTTCGACAG GATACACTATCCGTTACCCCTGCCATATATGGGGAAGCCCGACCCAGCGGCCCTTCAGAAAGAGATCCGAGCGTTGCGGGCTGAACTAAGCGCTCTTTCTCACAGAGGAGACGCCAGACCATCAGATTATGAGACTCGCCGACTAAGAGCCGA ACTGGCTCTggtcagagaggagaaggaggcccTGGCCAAGGCTCTGGAGCGTCTGCagggggcgggggcgggggcCACCCCAGGGGCGGCCAGAGGGCTGCGGGACGCAGTGCGGAGCCTGGAGGAACAGCTGCTCAGAGAAAGAGCCAAGAGCCAGCGCTCTGCCAGCAAGAGAGGTCAGGAGCAGCGCGTCCTCATGGAACAg CTAGAAGAACTGCGGGGCTCAGAGCGAGCACTAAGGATACGTGTAAAAAGTCTGACGAGCGAACTGGCTCTTTTGCGGCGCGG GAGGGCGACCCCTCTGTCCGGCGGCTGCGGCGGCTCGCGGGGCGACGCGGAGCTTCGGCGCTCCTCCTCCAGGGAGCGCAGCGTGAGCCGCATGATCGCCAGGGCTCGCTCCGGATCCCGTGAGCGCATTGACGACAGGGGTCGAAAGTCGGAGGAGAGGGGCAGGAGAGCCGATTCCACAGGCCCACGCTCCTACATCGCTCGACCCTCCCCTTCTCCCACAG gaTCAAGGACTCCCAGGTTCGATCCGACTGCGTTCATCCAGGAGCGACAGCGTcggcagagagaggcagagctcAAAAA TCAGCGTAAGGTCCGGCGGGACATGCTGGCGTCTCCGTCGCTGGTGGAGCGTGGACGCTCTCGCTCGCGGGAGCTCGGCGTCCAGCTGGTGCGGACGGGCAGTGGTGGGCGGGGCCGCAGCCTCTCGGTGGAGAGCCGCAGGAGCCAGCGGTCCTCAGGGAGCTCCATCACCGAGCTGGACGAGCTGGCCAAACCCCTGGCATCACG TGGGAGAAAAGTCATCTACAACGGTCCCTCCTCG ACGAGAGGCAGACATCTGACCAAGAAGCCCATGTGTAGCACACCAACCCggaggatgaggatgaatgACCGAG aAACATCCATTGACACCGGGGCAGACCTATCGGAGATTGACGCTCGACTTCAGGCCTTGCAGGACTACATGCGAGAGCTGGACACTGGACATTGA